In one window of Acetonema longum DSM 6540 DNA:
- the sdhB gene encoding succinate dehydrogenase iron-sulfur subunit, whose translation MTSISKSEAKTVRLIIKRQDSPETAPYTQEFVVPYSDNMNVVTALMEIQKNPVTSDGKEVNPVAWDCNCLEEVCGACTMIINGKARQSCSALIDQLEQPIRLAPLTKFPVVRDLIVDRSRMFEALKKVKAWINVDGTWDLGPGPRMAQKNQEEVYPLSRCMTCGCCMEACPNFNDKSDFLGPAPISQVKLFNAHPTGNLQKDERLTALMGPGGLAACGNAQNCVAACPKSISLTKSIADLNRQVNRFALSKLFDQ comes from the coding sequence ATGACATCGATATCGAAATCAGAAGCAAAAACAGTTCGTTTGATTATCAAGCGTCAGGACAGTCCGGAAACGGCGCCTTATACCCAGGAATTCGTCGTGCCTTACAGCGATAATATGAATGTGGTCACTGCCCTGATGGAGATTCAAAAGAATCCGGTCACCAGCGACGGCAAGGAAGTAAACCCGGTTGCCTGGGACTGCAACTGTCTGGAAGAAGTATGCGGCGCCTGCACGATGATCATTAACGGCAAAGCCCGGCAGTCTTGCTCCGCCTTGATTGATCAACTGGAGCAGCCCATTCGTCTGGCTCCTTTGACCAAATTTCCGGTGGTGCGGGACCTGATTGTAGACCGCAGCCGGATGTTTGAGGCACTGAAAAAAGTCAAGGCCTGGATCAATGTGGACGGCACCTGGGATCTGGGGCCGGGGCCGCGTATGGCTCAGAAAAATCAGGAAGAAGTATATCCTCTTTCCCGTTGCATGACCTGTGGCTGCTGCATGGAAGCCTGCCCGAACTTCAATGACAAATCCGACTTCCTCGGCCCGGCGCCCATTAGCCAGGTCAAACTGTTTAACGCCCATCCCACCGGCAACCTGCAAAAGGATGAACGATTGACGGCGCTGATGGGACCCGGCGGCCTGGCCGCCTGCGGCAATGCCCAAAACTGTGTGGCAGCCTGCCCCAAATCCATTTCCCTGACCAAGTCTATTGCCGACCTGAACCGCCAGGTCAATCGGTTTGCGTTAAGCAAACTGTTTGATCAGTAA
- a CDS encoding FHA domain-containing protein produces MINYIRIWRLFLLTLLLTSWIIKGPALAAPDPLAAAIDSPVRLTAEQVYVAAARVIRQERMFRLLIGLIAIGVVLSVIMWRRNRAGFKRELAKSQDVLRPALLYDVQKVSGQSVFTLSKPLVSIGQAVEEGRNGVDIPLPITNLAAVQAVLEYRTGAFYLVNYNEGVALTVNGLPVLDEARLKSGDQICIASRPFRFLVPGDKEYTDQRRQCGLGDC; encoded by the coding sequence GTGATAAACTATATCAGGATATGGCGCTTATTCTTGCTGACATTACTCTTAACAAGCTGGATCATAAAGGGGCCGGCCCTGGCGGCGCCAGACCCTTTAGCAGCTGCCATTGACAGTCCGGTCAGGCTGACGGCTGAGCAGGTCTATGTGGCCGCAGCACGGGTCATCAGGCAGGAGAGGATGTTCCGTCTGCTGATCGGCCTGATCGCTATCGGCGTTGTGCTGTCAGTTATTATGTGGCGACGGAATCGCGCGGGTTTTAAGCGAGAATTGGCCAAGTCACAGGATGTCCTGCGGCCGGCTCTGTTATATGACGTACAGAAGGTCAGCGGTCAGTCGGTATTTACCCTTTCTAAACCGCTGGTTTCTATTGGTCAGGCTGTGGAAGAAGGTCGCAACGGAGTGGATATTCCCCTGCCCATTACGAACCTTGCTGCTGTACAGGCCGTGCTGGAATATAGAACCGGCGCTTTTTACCTGGTCAACTATAACGAAGGGGTTGCCCTGACGGTAAATGGGCTTCCGGTACTGGATGAGGCCCGTCTGAAATCCGGCGATCAGATTTGCATCGCCAGCCGTCCCTTTCGTTTTTTAGTCCCCGGCGATAAGGAGTATACCGATCAACGGCGGCAATGCGGGCTGGGAGACTGTTGA
- a CDS encoding DUF1540 domain-containing protein: MALSNVKCGVSNCRYWESGQRCNASAIEVHTDNGSGQANQSRETNCKTFETTR, encoded by the coding sequence GTGGCATTGTCGAATGTAAAATGCGGCGTATCCAACTGTAGGTATTGGGAGTCCGGCCAGCGTTGCAACGCTTCCGCTATTGAGGTCCATACGGACAATGGCAGCGGCCAGGCTAACCAAAGCCGCGAAACCAACTGTAAGACCTTTGAAACAACCAGATGA
- a CDS encoding pyridoxamine 5'-phosphate oxidase family protein — protein sequence MKAMRRSEKQMTRDEALDLLSAGAYGVLATVDPDGQPHATPLNYVLVNGVLYFHCAWEGVKLNNIRHNAKVGFTVVGRSQLLPDQFNTDYESIMVFGRAGLADEHEKIIALKALVQKYSAAYIPEGYDYIEKSQDHTQVVRITIDHISGKHKL from the coding sequence ATGAAAGCGATGCGACGCTCCGAGAAGCAAATGACACGGGATGAGGCGCTTGACTTGCTGTCAGCCGGAGCATATGGAGTGCTGGCAACAGTGGATCCTGACGGTCAGCCCCATGCCACGCCATTGAACTATGTGCTGGTCAATGGCGTTTTATACTTTCACTGCGCCTGGGAAGGCGTGAAGTTGAACAATATCCGGCACAACGCTAAGGTGGGTTTTACCGTGGTCGGGCGCAGCCAGCTATTGCCGGACCAATTCAACACTGACTATGAAAGTATAATGGTGTTCGGCCGGGCCGGCCTGGCCGATGAGCATGAAAAAATTATCGCGTTGAAAGCGCTTGTCCAAAAATACAGCGCTGCCTACATTCCTGAAGGGTATGATTACATAGAAAAAAGTCAGGATCACACTCAGGTTGTCCGTATCACCATTGACCATATTTCCGGTAAACACAAGCTATAG